The region CTTTCCATTTGGGGCCTTAGGGCAATGGCTGAGCCCAGCATGGCCAGCAGCTGCTGTAGCATCTGCCTGTGCTGCAGGTGGTACCCTACATCAAAGTCACTGTCTTCTTCCTCTGGCCGCCTCTGCCGGGAGGGGTGAGGATGGGCCCGTGGGGGTCAGGCCCATGGTGGCTCCAACACCCACCTCTGGTAAGTCCAACCCCAGGGCCTGTTTCCAGTGTTCcctggctggggggagggggggtaccCATTCTCCAAACGGGAATACTGAGGCTCACGGCCTTCCAGGGCCTCTGAGGAGGACTCCACCCCATTCTTTAAGACCTTGAAGGGATATTTGATTTACAGAATCAGAAAAGGACAAACTTGTCAGGAGTCTCTCATAGGGAAACTTGGGGCCTCTGGTCCTGGCCAGGGCTTCTCTGCATGGCCCAGTTACCTCCAAGCACTTCCTGCCTCTGGCctactcccccccgcccccccccccccccctgcccccagctgtcaCCCACTTCTCGTTCACCTGCAGGATGTCCTGTAGGAAGGCGGTGGCCTGGCTCAGGACCGTCTCCAGGCTTGCCCGAACCTTCCGCTCTTTGGTcagctcctgctgcagctgctgcgcCTCGGCCTGCTGCCATTCCAGCTGCAGGTTTAGCTGGTCTCTCTGGCTCCTGGTCCCCGACCAGATGAGTCGGTCACCTCCCAGTTCCAGGGCAATAGGCCCTGACGTTGCTCTTTAGCCCACAGGGACCCATATCCAGCTCCAGGCCTTAGcccatttgacagaggaagcctTGAGGCCCctcaagagagaaaggaagtcacTGGCCTGAGTCATGTGCCCGTGAAAAAATGGGCTCCCGCCCGCTCCCACCGCTCGCCCCTCTGCGGGCCACACCTCAGCGCCTCCTTGTCCTTCTGCAGCTGCAGGAGGCTCTGCTCCAGTTGGGTCAGCAGGACGCGCAGCTGCtcagcctcctctctgccctgctgttCCTTGTGGCACTTCTGGGTCAGCCTGAGGACCACCTACGGGTGTGTACAGGTGGCATGCCCTGGGCCCACTGCGGGCCCGCAGCCGGTCCTGCTCCCCCAGCTCCAGACTCAGCCAGGGCTTACCCCGTGGCACAGAGAGGCCGCCTCTCTGGGCAGCAGCTGGGCAGAGCCCCCAGCTCTCCGGGAGCGGGTTCCACTTCATCATGTTATGGGACTTCAAACCAAGTAAAGAAAAACTAGAGCTGGGGCCAACACCCTGGGCCTCCCACCAAGATGGCCCGGCCCCTCACAGCTGCCTCCCTCATGACTCGGCTCCAGGGCAGGGCCCCTAGGGTTCCCCGCTGCTTCAGGTGCCAAACACTGTGGTGAGGACCTGGCCGGCACACCTTCTGGTAGTCTCTGCGGTGTGTGGCCATGACCTTCACGATGTCCTCCAGCAGCTCCAGCTGTTTGGACATCTTGTCCTGGGCGCCCTTGAGTTGGTCGttctcctgcagcagcctcaGGCCGTGCTTGGAGACCTTGGACAGCTGCAGGGTCACAGTGTTGTTCTCCAGGATGGCCCGCTTTGTCGTGTCCCACATCTGGTCAGTGGCCACCTTGCGGAACTCGGTGGCCACCATGTTCAAACGCTGAATGACTTCCTTTTTCACTCTAGTCAGGATAGGTGGGAGTGAATGGGGTCGGGCAGAGTGGGCGCAAACCTCAGGCATCCCCTTCCTATGCGGGGGTTCCCAGAGCGCTTAGGGCCACCTCTGCTCTTCCCCTGGGGGGAAGACTGTGGGTAGCGGGCTTCTCATTGTAGACCCTGGTGCTTTTGGAATTGGAACCAAATCAATGTATTACCTATGAAATAAACATGACGTAAGTCACAAAACATGGCAAAAGGACATTCAGGGATTCTCTAATGCCAGCATGAGGGAGGACTGGGGCTGGGGAGCGTGGTTATTTTCTCCCACCCTCCACAAACCAGCCAGGATTCTGAGGAGCTCAGGGTGGGGAGTTGAGGAGCTAGTGCAGCCCCCCTCCCTGATTAGAAGCCGAGGCAAACAAAGGGCTGAGGACTGGGCTGTGCCTGGCTCCACTGATGAAGGCCTCCAGCACCTGGCCTGCCCACCTGTCCTTGTCCAGCACTGACTTCTTCTCCAGGTTGTACACATAATCCTTGAattctttctcctgcttctgcaGCTGGTCCTCGAGCGATGTGAACTTCTCCGTGAGCTCCTCTTTCTGCAGCCGGAACTCCTCCAGGGCTGCCAGCTTCCCCGCTGCCCCacagcagggcacaggcctggtgaGGGGGTGCCTGGGAGCACAGGTCCCCTGGGCAGCGAGGGCCTGGGGCCatgctcctccctccccacttcctcttgCCAGCCCTGTGGTTTCTGGTGCAGCGGGGCTGGACCCCTGCCCCCACATCCAGTTATTGCCTTAGTCTGGAAAGCA is a window of Desmodus rotundus isolate HL8 chromosome 1, HLdesRot8A.1, whole genome shotgun sequence DNA encoding:
- the LOC112306532 gene encoding cilia- and flagella-associated protein 157 isoform X4, which translates into the protein MAPKKKANKGAKEPEVKKKKGGKKDPGTVVDATVVEELRKFYHIQIRDLEDRLARYQRKWDELVVQDKLFHQEFEQLANNKKEIVAFLKRTLNQRVDEITDLNEQLQSLQLAKEIEKDAFEAQLAQVRHEFQETKDQLTSENIIIAGKLAALEEFRLQKEELTEKFTSLEDQLQKQEKEFKDYVYNLEKKSVLDKDRVKKEVIQRLNMVATEFRKVATDQMWDTTKRAILENNTVTLQLSKVSKHGLRLLQENDQLKGAQDKMSKQLELLEDIVKVMATHRRDYQKVVLRLTQKCHKEQQGREEAEQLRVLLTQLEQSLLQLQKDKEALRSQRDQLNLQLEWQQAEAQQLQQELTKERKVRASLETVLSQATAFLQDILQRRPEEEDSDFDVGYHLQHRQMLQQLLAMLGSAIALRPQMESQSRGPKVSQCRTQPPKARSLQQQLSGLKPYQLGDLGLVPRRAHIPPNPEDVRLLSHTTRMRALHSHKNSEILISGSPKTLKKLSLPEASLLSE